In the genome of Streptomyces collinus, one region contains:
- a CDS encoding glycosyltransferase family 39 protein has protein sequence MESGQARGSGRFGAGAAPVVVPMAVMLATGLWGLDRGGMWGDESVTFQVAQRTVPQIWRLLHDVDAVHGLYYLFMHAVLTVHPGEVVLRLPSVCAATATAGLVAALGVRLAGPRAGLCAGALYAITPMTGHYAQEGRSYALVAAGVAGATLLLVRAVDAGGARVWWPYGTVVALTCALHELAVPVLGAHALTLALLRVPGKVWLGWGRAAGAVALLLLPLVWVSQGQSGQVAWLVSPGWDRVGRLARNFSPGPAGPVFWGSLLLMAVGLRERRTAAVALPLLLVPPGILMTVSQVRPLYHDRYVLYALAGASLLVAAGAGRVAAVLGRVRIEGRRVRAGGRRVRAVVGVTGVLALTVTFLDQLPVHRQDRSAAHRPDNLAVVSALAVSRMRPGDPVLFVPSVGRLAALAYPKGFRQVRDIALRESAPRSGTLWGREATPGELRRRLAAVDRVWVVAERSALDPRRSRPDPVERTKLAVLVAEFTVREEHVHEERVRDDVLLRLYVRRPPGDIPPGDAPPGDAPPREPADVRPPGVSAGAPALGAPPPP, from the coding sequence GTGGAGAGCGGACAGGCGAGGGGGAGCGGCCGGTTCGGCGCGGGGGCGGCGCCCGTGGTGGTGCCCATGGCGGTGATGCTCGCGACCGGGCTGTGGGGCCTGGACCGCGGCGGCATGTGGGGCGACGAGAGTGTCACCTTCCAGGTCGCGCAGCGTACGGTCCCGCAGATCTGGCGGCTGCTGCACGACGTGGACGCCGTCCACGGCCTCTACTACCTGTTCATGCACGCCGTCCTCACCGTCCACCCCGGCGAGGTCGTGCTGCGCCTGCCGTCGGTGTGCGCGGCGACGGCGACCGCCGGCCTGGTCGCCGCCCTCGGCGTCCGACTGGCCGGGCCCCGGGCCGGCCTGTGCGCCGGGGCCCTGTACGCGATCACGCCCATGACCGGCCACTACGCCCAGGAGGGCCGGTCGTACGCGCTCGTCGCGGCAGGCGTGGCGGGGGCGACGCTGCTGCTGGTGAGGGCCGTGGACGCCGGGGGCGCCCGGGTCTGGTGGCCGTACGGGACGGTCGTCGCCCTGACCTGTGCGCTGCACGAGCTGGCGGTGCCGGTGCTGGGTGCGCACGCACTGACGCTGGCCCTGCTGCGGGTGCCGGGGAAGGTGTGGCTCGGCTGGGGGCGTGCGGCCGGGGCGGTGGCGCTGCTCCTGCTGCCGCTGGTGTGGGTGTCGCAGGGGCAGTCCGGGCAGGTGGCGTGGCTGGTGTCACCGGGGTGGGACCGGGTCGGGAGGCTGGCCCGGAACTTCTCTCCCGGTCCGGCGGGGCCGGTGTTCTGGGGCTCGCTGCTGCTGATGGCCGTGGGACTGCGCGAGCGGCGCACGGCCGCGGTCGCGCTTCCGCTGCTGCTCGTGCCGCCGGGGATCCTGATGACCGTGTCGCAGGTGCGGCCGCTCTACCACGACCGGTACGTGCTCTACGCGCTGGCGGGCGCGTCCCTGCTGGTCGCGGCCGGGGCCGGGCGGGTGGCCGCGGTGCTGGGGCGGGTGCGGATCGAGGGGCGGCGGGTGCGGGCCGGGGGCCGCCGGGTGCGGGCCGTCGTGGGCGTGACCGGCGTCCTCGCCCTCACCGTCACCTTCCTGGACCAGCTCCCGGTGCACCGCCAGGACCGGTCCGCCGCCCACCGCCCGGACAATCTCGCCGTGGTCTCCGCGCTCGCCGTCAGCCGGATGCGCCCCGGCGACCCGGTGCTGTTCGTGCCGTCGGTCGGCAGGCTCGCCGCGCTGGCCTACCCGAAGGGGTTCCGGCAGGTGCGGGACATCGCGCTGCGGGAGTCCGCGCCCCGTTCCGGAACGCTGTGGGGACGGGAGGCGACCCCCGGGGAGCTGCGGCGGCGGCTCGCCGCGGTGGACCGCGTCTGGGTCGTCGCCGAGCGGTCCGCCCTGGACCCGCGACGGAGCCGGCCCGACCCGGTCGAGCGCACCAAGCTCGCCGTCCTGGTCGCGGAGTTCACCGTCCGTGAGGAGCACGTCCACGAGGAACGCGTCCGCGACGACGTGCTCCTGCGCCTCTACGTCCGGCGCCCGCCCGGAGACATCCCGCCCGGAGACGCCCCGCCCGGCGACGCCCCGCCCCGCGAACCGGCCGACGTCCGGCCACCCGGCGTGTCCGCCGGCGCCCCGGCTCTCGGCGCCCCGCCTCCGCCGTAG
- a CDS encoding glycosyltransferase: MNAETETDRDARKPPAGVAVVVIGYDDAAHVTDAVRSALAQGPAVREVVAVDDCSTDGSAGLLDRLAASEPRLRVIRRRANSGGCGTPRNTGLDAVTSPYVMFLDSDDVLPPGAVDALLEAAEGAHAEVAGGLCVRRELPSGREVPWEPRLYALHAVVPRPARRPRLVHDTLCVNKLYRTGFLRAHGIRFPEGRFPYEDVVFTARVLAAAPRIALVPDRVYVWHVRRSAGRLSISLDRSGVENWRARTEACRQAYEVLLGAGQKELARAVRAKFLDHDLRMYVRELGLRDAAYRRAWWELTRAHLAEYDADDWARNPAAPGRLVGRVVLASPEPCDLPRLRELAARPARLCPPYARAADGTPVWSDALPVSLEPLRARPVRALPLAVDAELRPCARGTRLRLRLRLRLHELYGRVAQAGPESVEAEWLHRDDGGVVVRDTAVPLAPCPSGSEPASTAGSEAVALAQGPEPAGRAGSRAVALARGAEPAGAVALGPCARGAEPAGTAGSVRGGAWSAEVAVDLAALSALGAGTWDLRLRIRFRDGVSRDVSAHALRGAGLLRRSAVPSVRHGVVLVQPYATHSGALALRVAPGVRGVLSVARARLRRLLH, translated from the coding sequence ATGAATGCCGAGACTGAGACCGACAGGGACGCCCGGAAGCCGCCTGCCGGGGTCGCCGTCGTGGTGATCGGTTACGACGACGCCGCCCATGTGACGGACGCCGTGCGGTCGGCGCTCGCCCAGGGACCGGCCGTGCGCGAGGTGGTGGCCGTCGACGACTGCTCGACGGACGGCAGCGCCGGCCTGCTCGACCGGCTCGCCGCCTCGGAGCCCCGACTGAGGGTGATCCGCCGCCGGGCCAACAGCGGCGGCTGCGGCACCCCGCGCAACACCGGGCTCGACGCGGTGACCTCGCCGTACGTGATGTTCCTGGACAGCGACGACGTCCTGCCGCCCGGTGCCGTCGACGCGCTGCTCGAAGCGGCCGAGGGTGCGCACGCCGAGGTCGCGGGCGGTCTGTGCGTACGCCGTGAGCTGCCGTCGGGGCGCGAAGTGCCCTGGGAACCACGCCTCTACGCGCTGCACGCCGTGGTGCCGCGCCCTGCTCGGCGACCGCGCCTGGTCCACGACACGCTCTGCGTCAACAAGCTCTACCGCACCGGCTTCCTGCGGGCGCACGGCATCCGCTTCCCCGAGGGCCGCTTCCCGTACGAGGACGTCGTCTTCACCGCGCGCGTCCTGGCCGCGGCTCCGCGTATCGCCTTGGTCCCGGACCGGGTGTACGTCTGGCACGTGCGCCGGTCGGCCGGGCGGCTGTCGATCTCCCTGGACCGGTCCGGCGTCGAGAACTGGAGGGCCCGCACCGAGGCGTGCCGACAGGCGTACGAGGTGCTGCTGGGCGCCGGGCAGAAGGAACTCGCGCGGGCCGTGCGCGCCAAGTTCCTCGACCACGACCTGCGGATGTACGTGCGCGAACTGGGGTTGCGCGACGCCGCGTACCGGCGGGCGTGGTGGGAGCTCACGCGGGCGCACCTCGCGGAGTACGACGCCGACGACTGGGCGCGCAACCCGGCCGCTCCCGGCCGGCTGGTCGGGCGGGTCGTGCTGGCCTCACCGGAGCCGTGCGACCTGCCCCGGCTGCGGGAGCTAGCGGCCCGCCCGGCCCGCCTGTGCCCGCCGTACGCCCGCGCCGCGGACGGCACGCCGGTCTGGTCGGACGCCCTCCCGGTCTCCCTGGAGCCGCTGCGGGCCCGGCCGGTGCGCGCGCTGCCCCTCGCCGTCGACGCGGAGCTGCGGCCGTGCGCGCGCGGCACCCGGCTGCGGCTGCGGCTGCGGCTGCGGCTGCACGAGCTGTACGGGCGGGTGGCGCAGGCGGGGCCGGAGTCGGTGGAGGCGGAGTGGCTGCACCGGGACGACGGGGGCGTGGTGGTCCGGGACACGGCCGTGCCGCTCGCGCCGTGCCCGAGCGGCTCCGAGCCCGCCAGTACCGCCGGTTCCGAAGCCGTGGCGCTCGCGCAGGGCCCGGAGCCTGCCGGGAGAGCCGGTTCAAGAGCCGTGGCGCTCGCACGGGGCGCCGAGCCTGCCGGAGCCGTGGCGCTCGGACCGTGCGCGCGAGGCGCCGAGCCCGCCGGGACCGCCGGTTCCGTGCGCGGCGGCGCCTGGTCGGCGGAGGTGGCCGTCGATCTCGCCGCGCTGTCCGCGCTCGGCGCGGGCACCTGGGACCTGCGCCTTCGTATCCGCTTTCGCGACGGCGTGAGCCGCGACGTCTCGGCACACGCGCTCAGGGGCGCCGGTCTGCTGCGCCGCAGCGCCGTCCCGAGCGTCCGGCACGGCGTGGTACTCGTACAGCCGTACGCCACCCACTCCGGCGCGCTGGCGCTGCGGGTGGCCCCCGGCGTACGCGGTGTGCTGTCGGTCGCCCGCGCGCGGCTGCGCCGCCTGCTTCACTGA
- the galE gene encoding UDP-glucose 4-epimerase GalE yields MTWLITGGAGYIGAHVVRAMTAAGEQAVVYDDLSTGIAERVPDGVPLVVGSTLDAGRLGRTLADHTVTGVVHLAAKKQVAESVERPLHYYRENVEGLRVLLDAVTAVKVPSFVFSSSAAVYGMPDVDLVTEETPCLPMSPYGETKLAGEWLVRATGRATGLSTACLRYFNVAGAAGPELADTGVFNLVPMVFEKLTEDAPPRVFGDDYPTPDGTCVRDYIHVVDLAEAHVAAARALRSAPGRDLTLNIGRGEGVSVREMIDRINTVTGHDRPPAVTPRRPGDPARVVASADRAAAELGWKARLDVPDMITSAWEGWLRLHPEAGRG; encoded by the coding sequence ATGACCTGGTTGATCACCGGCGGCGCCGGCTACATCGGCGCGCACGTCGTACGGGCGATGACCGCGGCGGGCGAGCAGGCTGTGGTGTACGACGACCTGTCCACGGGCATCGCCGAGCGCGTGCCCGACGGGGTGCCGCTGGTGGTGGGCTCGACCCTGGACGCCGGGCGGCTCGGCCGTACCCTCGCGGACCACACGGTCACCGGCGTCGTCCACCTCGCGGCGAAGAAGCAGGTGGCCGAGTCGGTGGAACGGCCGCTGCACTACTACCGGGAGAACGTCGAGGGCCTGCGGGTCCTGCTGGACGCCGTGACGGCGGTGAAGGTGCCGTCCTTCGTCTTCTCCTCGTCGGCGGCGGTGTACGGCATGCCGGACGTGGACCTCGTCACGGAGGAGACGCCGTGCCTGCCCATGTCGCCGTACGGCGAGACGAAGCTGGCCGGTGAGTGGCTGGTCCGCGCGACCGGCCGGGCGACCGGACTGTCGACCGCGTGCCTGCGCTACTTCAACGTGGCGGGCGCCGCGGGCCCGGAACTCGCGGACACCGGGGTGTTCAACCTCGTGCCGATGGTCTTCGAGAAGCTCACCGAGGACGCGCCCCCGCGCGTCTTCGGCGACGACTACCCGACTCCGGACGGCACCTGCGTGCGCGACTACATCCACGTGGTCGACCTGGCCGAGGCCCATGTCGCGGCGGCCCGGGCCCTGCGCTCCGCCCCCGGCCGCGACCTCACGCTCAACATCGGCCGGGGCGAGGGCGTCTCCGTCCGCGAGATGATCGACCGCATCAACACCGTCACCGGCCACGACCGACCGCCCGCCGTCACCCCCCGCCGCCCGGGCGACCCGGCCCGGGTCGTGGCCTCCGCCGACCGCGCCGCCGCGGAACTGGGCTGGAAGGCCCGGCTCGACGTGCCGGACATGATCACGTCGGCGTGGGAGGGATGGCTGCGGCTGCATCCGGAGGCGGGGCGGGGCTGA
- a CDS encoding TetR/AcrR family transcriptional regulator — MTTKPDEPQQPPRRRAPAGAAVLREDVTEAIRAAVFEELAAVGYARMSIEGIARRAGVGKTAVYRRWRSKLHLVLDIVSALAVQGLPAPDTGSLEGDLRLLYEVTSRALRHPVASQIIPDLQAEAARNPDIAEAMQKALREGQDGVATGIVTAAARRGELREGIDHDLALDLISGPLYWRSVVIRSPKLPKGYLGALARATSEGLKAL, encoded by the coding sequence ATGACGACGAAGCCCGACGAGCCCCAGCAGCCCCCGCGCCGCCGGGCCCCCGCGGGGGCGGCCGTACTGCGGGAGGACGTGACGGAAGCGATCCGGGCGGCCGTCTTCGAGGAGCTCGCGGCCGTCGGCTACGCGCGGATGTCCATCGAGGGGATCGCGCGCCGGGCGGGGGTCGGGAAGACGGCGGTGTACCGCCGCTGGCGCTCGAAGCTGCACCTGGTCCTCGACATCGTCTCGGCGCTCGCCGTGCAGGGCCTGCCCGCGCCGGACACCGGCTCCCTGGAGGGCGACCTGCGGCTCCTCTACGAGGTGACGTCCCGCGCCCTGCGCCACCCCGTGGCCTCGCAGATCATCCCCGACCTCCAGGCCGAGGCGGCCCGCAACCCCGACATCGCCGAGGCCATGCAGAAGGCCCTGCGCGAGGGGCAGGACGGCGTCGCCACCGGCATCGTGACGGCGGCGGCACGCCGCGGCGAACTGCGCGAGGGCATCGACCACGACCTCGCGCTCGACCTGATCTCCGGCCCGCTCTACTGGCGCTCGGTGGTCATCCGCAGCCCGAAGCTGCCGAAGGGGTATCTGGGCGCGCTGGCCCGGGCCACGTCGGAGGGGCTGAAGGCGTTGTAG
- a CDS encoding ABC transporter permease, protein MSTVLHTPPQTPAPAEADLTALAARHGLSVSGARPSLPEYVRQLWARRHFITAFATAKLTAQYSQAKLGQVWQVMTPLLNAAVYYFIFGVLLGTKHGVPDYIPFLVTGVFIWTFTQSSIMAGTRAISGNLGLVRALHFPRAALPISFCLQQLQQLMFSMGALVVILLCFGVPVSASWLLALPALFLQFTFNAGISMVMARMGAKTPDIAQLMPFVLRTWMYVSGVMWSIDKLAQKDSLPHVVKVALATNPAAVYIDLMRFALIDSFHASQLPAHVWAIAAGWALLAGVGGFIYFWKAEETYGRG, encoded by the coding sequence GTGAGTACGGTCCTCCACACACCGCCCCAGACCCCGGCCCCGGCCGAAGCCGACCTCACGGCCCTCGCCGCCCGCCACGGCCTCTCGGTCAGTGGCGCCCGGCCCTCGCTGCCCGAGTACGTCCGGCAGCTGTGGGCCCGCCGCCACTTCATCACGGCGTTCGCCACCGCCAAGCTCACCGCCCAGTACAGCCAGGCGAAGCTGGGCCAGGTCTGGCAGGTGATGACCCCGCTGCTGAACGCGGCGGTCTACTACTTCATCTTCGGCGTGCTGCTCGGCACCAAGCACGGGGTGCCCGACTACATCCCGTTCCTGGTCACGGGCGTGTTCATCTGGACGTTCACGCAGAGCTCGATCATGGCGGGCACCCGCGCCATCTCCGGCAACCTCGGCCTGGTGCGCGCCCTGCACTTCCCGCGCGCCGCCCTGCCGATCTCCTTCTGCCTCCAGCAGCTCCAGCAGCTGATGTTCTCGATGGGCGCCCTGGTCGTCATCCTGCTCTGCTTCGGCGTGCCGGTCAGCGCTTCCTGGCTGCTGGCGCTGCCGGCCCTGTTCCTGCAGTTCACGTTCAACGCGGGCATTTCGATGGTCATGGCCCGGATGGGCGCCAAGACCCCCGACATCGCCCAGCTGATGCCGTTCGTGCTGCGCACCTGGATGTACGTCTCGGGCGTCATGTGGAGCATCGACAAGCTGGCGCAGAAGGACAGCCTGCCCCACGTGGTGAAGGTCGCGCTGGCGACCAACCCGGCGGCCGTCTACATCGACCTGATGCGCTTCGCCCTGATCGACAGCTTCCACGCGAGCCAGCTGCCCGCCCACGTGTGGGCGATCGCCGCGGGCTGGGCACTGCTCGCAGGCGTCGGCGGCTTCATCTACTTCTGGAAGGCTGAGGAGACGTACGGCCGTGGCTGA
- a CDS encoding ABC transporter ATP-binding protein → MAEHPSEKIPTVVADGVDIVYRVNGTGAGRGSATAALNRIVRRKQTEKASGVRRVHAVKNVSFVAYRGEAIGLIGTNGSGKSTLLKAVAGLLPVENGRIYTDGQPSLLGVNAALMNDLTGERNVHLGGLAMGMSREQVKDRYQEIVDFSGINEKGDFITLPMRTYSSGMAARLRFSIAAAKDHDVLLIDEALATGDRSFQKRSEERIRELRKHAGTVFLVSHNNKSIRDTCDRVLWLERGELRMDGPTEDVLKEYEAFTGDKADKPKAKAAVPS, encoded by the coding sequence GTGGCTGAGCACCCGAGCGAGAAGATCCCCACCGTCGTCGCCGACGGCGTCGACATCGTCTACCGCGTCAACGGCACCGGCGCCGGACGCGGCTCCGCGACCGCCGCCCTCAACCGCATCGTGCGCCGCAAGCAGACCGAGAAGGCCTCGGGCGTGCGCAGGGTGCACGCCGTGAAGAACGTGTCCTTCGTCGCCTACCGCGGTGAGGCGATCGGCCTGATCGGCACCAACGGCTCCGGCAAGTCGACCCTGCTGAAGGCCGTCGCCGGGCTTCTGCCCGTGGAGAACGGCCGTATCTACACCGACGGCCAGCCCTCCCTGCTCGGCGTCAACGCCGCCCTGATGAACGACCTGACCGGCGAGCGCAACGTGCACCTCGGCGGCCTGGCCATGGGCATGTCCCGCGAGCAGGTCAAGGACCGCTACCAGGAGATCGTCGACTTCTCCGGCATCAACGAGAAGGGCGACTTCATCACGCTGCCGATGCGGACGTACTCCTCCGGCATGGCCGCGCGGCTGCGGTTCTCCATCGCCGCCGCCAAGGACCACGACGTCCTGCTGATCGACGAGGCGCTGGCCACCGGCGACCGCTCCTTCCAGAAGCGCTCCGAGGAGCGCATCCGCGAGCTGCGCAAGCACGCGGGCACGGTGTTCCTGGTGAGCCACAACAACAAGTCCATCCGCGACACCTGCGACCGCGTGCTGTGGCTGGAGCGCGGGGAGCTGCGCATGGACGGGCCTACGGAGGACGTGCTCAAGGAGTACGAGGCGTTCACCGGAGACAAGGCGGACAAGCCGAAGGCGAAGGCCGCCGTTCCCTCGTGA